Within Deinococcus sp. YIM 134068, the genomic segment AAGACGCGCATCGTGGTGACGGAGCGGGCGCACTACGACCCGGACGCGGCCTCGGCCTTCCTGCTGACCCTGCCGCCCACGCGTGCCCTGATTCTCGACACGGTGAAACTCTCGCCGGAGCAGGTGGCGGACGCCATTCGGGAGTGGGCATGAGTCTGCCCTCCACCCCACGCGTCGCCCGAGTGGAGGGCATTCCCTACCGCCTGCCACTGCGGGGGACGCTCGCATGGGGCGCGCACAGCCAGCTCAGCGCCGCCGAACACGTCCTCGTCCGGGTCACGCTGGACGACGGCACGGTGGGCGTGGCGGAGGCGACCCCGCGCCCCACGATCTACGGGGAGACGCCGGGAAGCGTGCTCGCCATCCTTCGCCATCTCGAACCCGCGATCAAAGGCCTGGGCATCGACGACGAGGCCAGGTTGAACCGGGCGCGGGGCAGCGTGGCGAACAACCACACCGCTCGGGGTGCCCTCGACATGGCCCTCTGGGACGCGCGGGCGCGGGCGCGGGGGCAAACGCTTTTCGACACGCTGCTCGGCCCGAACACGCGGGTGCGGGTGAGCTTCATCCTCGGCATCGCCCCCCCCGCCGAGATGCTCGCGGAGGCGGAACGGGTGGTAGGGGCGGGCGTGCGCTGCCTGAAGGTGAAGGTAGGCCGCGACCATGCCCGCGACCTCGCGCTGATCGGGGAATTGCGCCGCACCTTCGGGGACGCGGTGGAACTCTACGCCGACAGCAACGAGACACTTACAAAGGAGACGGCCCCCGACGCCCTCACCGCCATGCGAGACGCGGGCCTGACCTGTGTGGAGGAACCGCTCCCCGTCCGCGAGTTAAAGGCCCGCGCCGAGTTGCATGCGCGGGACCTCCTCCCCATCGTCGCCGACGACAGTTGCTTCACGCCCGCCGACCTCGCCCGCGAGCTGGAGTTCGACACCTTCGACATCCTGAACGTGAAGACGGCCCGCAACGGCTTCACCGACGGCCTGCAAATGCTCGCTGAGGCGGCCCGGCACGGCAAGCGCGGCATGGTCGGCTCGCAGGCGAGCACCGGCCTGGGCACCCTTCACGCCGCCCTCCTGAGCACGCGGCCCGAAGTCACCGAACCCTGCGAGCTGAGCTTCGTCCTCAAGCTGGAGGACGACCTGCTGGGCACGCCCATTACCTTTCGGGACGGCTGGCTGGACGTGCCCGCCCTGCGTGACCACGCGCTCGATCCGGCCCAGGTGGACCGATACCGGATGTAGAACCCTCGGCGCGGGAAGGATTCCGACCTTGTGTAGGCAAAGGCGCACACCTCTGCACAAGTTGGAATCCCGACAAACGCCCGCCCAGCGGTCATATTTTTGTGACTCCAACCCGTGACTCGACTGGGAACACCTCGCCTTTTTCCCTGTCCTCGGTGAAAATGCGCTATGTCTCAAGAGATGTTCAATGCCTTGATTCTGCCCCTGCTCTTCAGCATGGCGGGCGGCACCTATGCCTACTTGCGGTTCCCGGAGCGCCGCCCCAGCGTGCTGCTGACGCTGATTCTGTTTCAGCTCGTGGGGTCCGCCGGGCACACAATGGAGCCGGGCGAGGCGTTGTTCGGACTGCTCGGCCTGCACGGCCTCG encodes:
- a CDS encoding enolase C-terminal domain-like protein; the encoded protein is MSLPSTPRVARVEGIPYRLPLRGTLAWGAHSQLSAAEHVLVRVTLDDGTVGVAEATPRPTIYGETPGSVLAILRHLEPAIKGLGIDDEARLNRARGSVANNHTARGALDMALWDARARARGQTLFDTLLGPNTRVRVSFILGIAPPAEMLAEAERVVGAGVRCLKVKVGRDHARDLALIGELRRTFGDAVELYADSNETLTKETAPDALTAMRDAGLTCVEEPLPVRELKARAELHARDLLPIVADDSCFTPADLARELEFDTFDILNVKTARNGFTDGLQMLAEAARHGKRGMVGSQASTGLGTLHAALLSTRPEVTEPCELSFVLKLEDDLLGTPITFRDGWLDVPALRDHALDPAQVDRYRM